In the genome of Haloferax mediterranei ATCC 33500, one region contains:
- a CDS encoding cobyrinic acid a,c-diamide synthase, with translation MDGFVLAGTKSGVGKTVATLAIIQALQDDGYSVQPAKAGPDFIDPSHHEQVAGRPSRTLDLWLEGEDGVRRNFHRGDGDICIVEGVMGLYDGDCSSTAMVADALDIPVVLVVDAKAGMESVAATAHGFREYAAHAGRDIDVAGIIAQRAHGGRHEEGIKGALPDDLAYFGRIPPRSSLEIPDRHLGLHMGDESPLDTDVLSEAAAEIRTDRLVTAAREPPRPSLQESVEKTGSRVAVARDSAFCFAYPATVEELDKRADVVTFSPVAGDTLPDCDGVYLPGGYPELHGPELDGCPAFDDIAARAAEGLPVFGECGGLMALTESLTTDDGTYEMAGVLPADVQMCDRYQALDHVELRAKSDTLTAGQGSRLRGHEFHYSRADVDSDARFAFDVVRGSGIQDSSDGLMEYQTLGTYCHVHAESGAFETFVGNLSSSR, from the coding sequence ATGGACGGATTCGTCCTCGCGGGAACGAAGTCCGGCGTCGGAAAGACAGTCGCAACGCTGGCCATCATCCAGGCGCTCCAGGACGACGGCTACAGCGTCCAACCCGCGAAAGCCGGACCCGACTTCATCGACCCGAGCCACCACGAACAGGTCGCCGGGCGGCCGTCGCGGACGCTTGACCTGTGGCTCGAAGGCGAAGACGGCGTTCGTCGAAACTTCCACCGCGGCGACGGCGACATTTGCATCGTCGAAGGCGTGATGGGATTGTACGACGGCGATTGCTCCAGTACCGCCATGGTCGCCGACGCGCTCGACATTCCGGTCGTGTTAGTCGTCGATGCGAAGGCCGGTATGGAGAGCGTCGCTGCGACGGCCCACGGCTTCCGCGAGTACGCAGCGCACGCGGGCCGCGATATCGACGTTGCCGGTATCATCGCCCAGCGGGCACACGGCGGCCGCCACGAAGAAGGAATCAAGGGCGCACTGCCGGACGACTTGGCGTATTTCGGCCGCATTCCACCGCGGTCGAGCCTCGAAATCCCGGACCGACACCTCGGTCTCCACATGGGCGATGAGTCGCCACTGGACACAGACGTACTCAGCGAGGCGGCAGCAGAAATTCGAACCGACCGGCTGGTCACTGCCGCGCGGGAACCACCACGTCCATCGTTGCAAGAGTCGGTCGAAAAAACTGGCTCGCGCGTCGCGGTCGCCCGCGATTCGGCGTTCTGTTTCGCCTATCCGGCGACCGTTGAGGAACTCGATAAGCGGGCGGATGTGGTGACGTTCTCGCCGGTCGCCGGTGATACCCTCCCGGACTGCGACGGCGTCTACCTGCCCGGTGGCTACCCCGAGCTTCACGGTCCCGAACTGGATGGGTGTCCCGCATTCGACGACATCGCCGCGCGGGCCGCAGAGGGACTGCCGGTATTCGGCGAATGCGGTGGTCTAATGGCGCTTACTGAGTCGCTGACGACCGACGACGGCACGTACGAGATGGCTGGCGTCCTCCCGGCGGACGTGCAGATGTGCGACCGCTATCAAGCACTCGACCACGTCGAACTCCGTGCGAAGTCGGATACCCTCACTGCTGGACAGGGCAGTCGGCTCCGCGGCCACGAGTTCCATTACTCTCGTGCCGATGTCGATTCGGACGCGCGGTTCGCCTTCGATGTCGTCAGAGGGAGCGGGATTCAGGACAGTTCAGATGGACTGATGGAGTACCAGACGCTCGGAACCTACTGCCACGTCCACGCGGAGAGCGGGGCGTTCGAGACGTTCGTTGGGAACCTGTCGTCGTCTCGGTGA
- a CDS encoding UbiA family prenyltransferase: MCAYLLQFVSANRLPETIGYNIVYFAIGVGLVSQPQLQLTSHQFHQLGLVFLAVMLTKMQASIADVIHDYTIDKANPEKSHLAAAVDTISVEILWSVLIVELTGGLVLWGWLGIEAETPFFLLVGAVNTILGFTYSYPPRLKERGIINHLVTTGVDVAGVILPVAVIAGADIDSQVMVPLTIVLLYVFGYHVVHQAADTAYDRKSGVETLTQSLGVTTSVWVASFATTLAAVLAASQQYVIATTGLVTGSLGYAALAVTIRGESEEAQCRRLSRWFRIGVWATLLNGTLAASLFI, from the coding sequence CTGTGTGCCTACTTACTCCAATTCGTATCCGCCAACCGACTTCCCGAAACTATTGGGTACAACATTGTTTACTTCGCCATCGGTGTCGGCCTTGTGTCTCAACCACAATTACAACTGACATCCCACCAATTTCATCAACTAGGGCTCGTGTTCCTTGCCGTAATGCTCACAAAGATGCAAGCCTCCATTGCGGATGTCATCCACGACTATACAATTGATAAAGCAAATCCAGAGAAGTCTCACCTCGCTGCAGCAGTTGATACAATCAGTGTGGAGATCCTCTGGTCGGTGCTTATCGTGGAACTAACCGGTGGTCTCGTACTTTGGGGTTGGCTCGGAATCGAAGCAGAGACGCCGTTTTTTCTCCTCGTCGGTGCAGTGAACACGATACTCGGATTTACCTACTCGTATCCACCCCGACTGAAGGAACGCGGTATTATCAATCACCTCGTTACGACGGGTGTCGATGTGGCCGGGGTTATCCTCCCCGTTGCAGTTATCGCCGGTGCGGATATTGATTCCCAAGTGATGGTTCCGCTCACCATCGTACTCCTATACGTGTTTGGCTACCACGTCGTTCACCAAGCCGCGGATACAGCATACGACCGCAAGAGCGGCGTCGAGACGCTTACCCAGTCGCTTGGAGTGACTACGAGCGTGTGGGTTGCAAGTTTCGCGACCACACTCGCTGCGGTGCTTGCGGCTAGCCAGCAGTACGTGATTGCCACCACCGGCTTAGTCACAGGGAGTCTCGGATACGCAGCGCTCGCAGTGACCATTCGTGGGGAGTCCGAGGAAGCACAATGTCGTCGACTCTCGCGGTGGTTCCGAATCGGTGTGTGGGCGACGCTGCTGAATGGGACACTTGCGGCGAGTTTATTCATATAG
- a CDS encoding outer membrane protein assembly factor BamB family protein: MTDFLNRHDLGDLEPAASRHNWARSAVAAADEQVFVGTADGRIAAFGSDLEDGERWSTSGENRIVSMAATDDCLVVGERGGDGILRVLDPETGEQRWEYATTDDIGTATKDSLFFLPYIVDVAVTETRVVAAARRYERDGKERLWTSVVFGFDHDGELQWRYRVSASPIALDTEGGRVAVAYNRCPKSEQDGLVVLDSETGDPITTWDPEVDAERRVGDVAFAADGDIAVSCHGDKRGYLLDSDGRERWRVDLATKQTIDGETVYAYPNHVCVADDGVVFVTGNTFAESTRDPDGRHPQEHTVFGVKDGEQRWAYDSGGFARGVESIGERVVVPSAQNFRRRSAETHGVHVFDAESGHVETSSVSGIPTAVAIGGDVLAVVEEPVEYHDEGVTHGAYRLNTRAISKSKK, from the coding sequence ATGACCGACTTCCTGAACCGACACGACTTGGGAGACCTAGAGCCTGCAGCAAGCCGCCACAATTGGGCTCGGTCAGCAGTCGCCGCTGCCGACGAACAGGTGTTCGTGGGCACGGCCGACGGCCGTATCGCCGCGTTCGGTTCTGACCTCGAAGACGGCGAACGCTGGTCGACGAGCGGCGAAAACCGAATCGTGTCGATGGCCGCAACCGACGACTGCCTCGTTGTCGGCGAGCGCGGGGGAGACGGAATCCTGCGCGTCTTGGACCCTGAGACGGGTGAGCAACGCTGGGAGTACGCGACGACCGACGACATCGGAACCGCGACGAAAGACTCGCTTTTCTTCCTCCCCTACATCGTCGATGTCGCGGTCACCGAAACCCGGGTTGTCGCTGCCGCCAGACGATACGAACGGGACGGAAAAGAGCGGCTCTGGACGAGCGTCGTCTTCGGATTCGACCACGACGGCGAACTCCAGTGGCGCTACCGAGTCAGCGCGTCTCCAATCGCGTTAGACACCGAAGGAGGACGCGTTGCCGTCGCATACAACCGATGCCCGAAATCCGAGCAAGACGGTCTCGTCGTACTGGACAGCGAAACGGGAGACCCAATCACGACGTGGGACCCGGAAGTCGACGCGGAGCGCCGTGTCGGGGATGTTGCATTCGCTGCTGACGGCGATATCGCCGTTTCCTGTCACGGCGACAAGCGCGGCTATTTGCTCGATTCCGATGGCCGTGAACGGTGGCGCGTCGACCTTGCGACGAAGCAAACTATCGACGGCGAAACGGTGTACGCCTATCCGAATCACGTGTGTGTCGCCGACGACGGCGTCGTCTTCGTGACGGGCAACACGTTCGCCGAATCGACGCGCGACCCGGACGGGCGACACCCACAGGAACACACCGTGTTCGGGGTCAAAGACGGCGAACAACGGTGGGCGTACGACTCCGGCGGGTTCGCTCGGGGTGTCGAGTCAATCGGTGAGCGCGTCGTCGTCCCGTCAGCGCAGAATTTCCGACGACGGAGCGCAGAGACCCACGGAGTCCACGTCTTCGACGCTGAATCGGGACACGTCGAGACATCCTCAGTCTCGGGAATCCCGACGGCAGTAGCAATCGGTGGCGACGTCCTTGCAGTGGTCGAAGAACCCGTCGAATACCACGACGAAGGCGTCACTCACGGGGCATATCGACTCAACACGCGGGCGATATCGAAGTCGAAGAAGTAG
- a CDS encoding cobalt-precorrin-7 (C(5))-methyltransferase, whose product MSEDDPYDLNVGPDPAGFAAAAPESELDETDNPVYGVGIGPGNLEYLTPRGLRAIKEADVVVGFQTVVDFVADETDADLLTCGYADEADALNEFAKRVSSGDRGTAVLMGDPNHSGYQFLGKVQQVVERPVKAIPGISSLQIAASRARTPMEDTRFVTLHKSGSLDADLDRLAEVVGERHLLVLPRPFDLMPGDIAEFLLESGADETLDALVLERLTHDDEHITRTTLGELSESAGGSGPESTPYSDLSVLAVRAPVTPEDD is encoded by the coding sequence ATGAGTGAGGACGACCCGTACGACCTCAACGTCGGGCCGGACCCGGCGGGCTTCGCAGCCGCTGCACCCGAATCGGAACTCGACGAGACCGACAATCCGGTGTACGGGGTCGGCATTGGCCCCGGAAATCTAGAGTACCTGACGCCGCGTGGCCTACGGGCTATCAAAGAAGCGGACGTCGTCGTCGGCTTCCAGACTGTCGTCGATTTCGTCGCCGACGAGACCGACGCGGACCTGCTCACCTGCGGGTACGCGGACGAAGCGGACGCCCTCAACGAGTTCGCCAAGCGCGTTAGCTCCGGCGACCGCGGGACAGCGGTCTTGATGGGCGACCCGAACCACTCGGGGTACCAGTTCCTCGGGAAGGTGCAGCAGGTCGTCGAGCGGCCGGTCAAGGCGATTCCGGGGATTTCCTCGCTGCAAATCGCCGCGAGTCGGGCACGCACGCCGATGGAAGACACGCGATTCGTCACGCTCCACAAAAGCGGGTCGCTGGACGCCGACCTCGACCGACTGGCCGAGGTTGTCGGCGAACGGCACCTGTTGGTCCTCCCGCGACCGTTCGATTTGATGCCGGGCGACATCGCCGAGTTCCTGCTCGAATCCGGCGCGGACGAGACGCTCGATGCGCTCGTCCTCGAACGACTGACGCACGACGACGAACACATCACGCGAACCACGCTCGGCGAACTCAGCGAATCCGCCGGCGGAAGCGGCCCCGAATCGACACCGTACTCGGACCTCTCGGTGCTCGCCGTTCGTGCACCAGTCACGCCGGAGGACGACTGA
- the cobN gene encoding cobaltochelatase subunit CobN, translated as MLYQKMPTIGLYTATENELGAVQQAAQRLDGIDFVVRSSSDLDDVTDVDAFIDEVESATAVVLWLHGAEDSMPGYDHAVERLSDAGVPLVVKATGDAFALRDTTVSEGDRERAYEYLERGGVVNIENLCRFLAAEYDDFDTTVDDPVSLPTEGVYHPDHPGIEYDELLDTFDSESPTVGIWFYESHWTHANTRYIDALVERLESLGVNVLPAFCNPATDEEGQENAEWVARNWFSDDDGPLVDAVVSSFMFSLSMSERGRDAADEGANAEDVFLTELGVPVLQAITTMRSRSRYESSDTGVMGFELALSVSLPEFDGNVITHPISGKERMEDEAGVGSAPKQHFPIEDRIDHVARLAVNWAKLRYLPNDEKKVAVVLHNYPPSDDGIGTAFGLDSPASTVNLLSELQNRGYTVGDVPTDGQALIDTLTSQLTLDDRWVAPEDVRDLSVDVVSSEQYGEWFEETDERFQDNLVEEWGEPPERPFAIPGVEFENVLVTVQPPRGFGMDPSKVYHDSDLQPPHDYLAFYGWLRNEFDADAVVHLGTHGSLEWLPGKTVGLNAESAPDQLVADLPNVYPYIINNPGEGTQAKRRSYAAIVDYLTPVMRTAGTYDDLSDLEELAREYREAGMDEARPDSGEHLRDLVLEAVDDLDLAVELGFEDPSDIHDPERVDFDVLIERIHEYLTDIKTTQIRMGLHTMSEPPEHDRLVEYLVALTRLPNADTPSLRGSVAGVMGVDYDRMRDEPGTYDDELGMYLSEASDRVYDQCVELVETLAEHDFDVPESEVEADPDDEVNMNLLVVDIDQLGDARAKRGAHDDLREVLAFICEEAAPRVDAAADEIPQTADALNGEYVQPGGSGAPTRGGVDLLPTGRNFYTLDPRKVPAKPAWDVGKRVADGVLERHYDEHEEYPEEFGVVAWGTPTIRTRGETIAQVLAFMGVEPVWTDAGRIDDVEPVPLDELGRPRVDVTTRVSGLFRDAFPQAASVINDAVDAVVELDEPHDMNYVKKHVEEEAEELEDDGVDASDAEKLAKHRVFTTTPGGYGAGTNKAVDEGNWDDRSDLADVYVQWGGYALGSRGRVTEAHEAFERRLSGVEATVKIEDTAEQDEFDSSDWYAFHGGFVSAVGEISGSDPASYVGDSSDPDNVQIYTNEEKVRKTMRARVLNPDWLDSMEEHGYKGAGDLSTTVDVALGWDATTGVVSDALWEQLAEAYAFDEDRQEWMRDVNPWALESITATFLEAIDRGLWDASDDVSEQLQDINLSVEGDLESNTTNAVTQTHTQTQND; from the coding sequence ATGCTTTATCAAAAGATGCCAACGATTGGTCTGTACACGGCGACCGAAAACGAGTTGGGGGCGGTACAGCAGGCCGCACAACGGCTCGACGGAATCGACTTCGTCGTCCGTTCTTCGAGCGACCTCGACGACGTGACCGACGTCGACGCGTTCATCGACGAAGTGGAGTCGGCGACGGCGGTCGTGCTCTGGCTTCACGGCGCGGAGGACAGCATGCCTGGCTACGACCACGCGGTAGAGCGTCTCTCCGACGCGGGCGTCCCGCTGGTCGTCAAAGCCACAGGCGATGCATTCGCGCTTCGAGACACGACGGTTTCCGAGGGCGACCGGGAGCGGGCGTACGAGTACCTCGAACGCGGCGGCGTCGTCAACATCGAGAACCTCTGTCGGTTCCTCGCCGCCGAGTACGACGACTTCGACACGACCGTCGACGACCCGGTCAGTCTCCCGACGGAAGGTGTCTATCACCCCGACCACCCCGGTATCGAGTACGACGAACTCCTCGATACGTTCGACTCCGAAAGCCCGACCGTTGGCATCTGGTTCTACGAGTCACACTGGACGCACGCGAACACGCGGTACATCGATGCACTGGTCGAGCGGTTAGAATCGCTTGGCGTGAACGTCCTGCCCGCGTTCTGTAACCCGGCGACCGACGAGGAAGGACAAGAAAACGCCGAGTGGGTCGCCCGAAACTGGTTCTCGGACGACGACGGCCCGCTCGTGGACGCTGTCGTCAGTTCGTTCATGTTCTCGCTGTCGATGAGCGAGCGGGGCCGAGACGCGGCCGACGAGGGAGCCAACGCGGAAGATGTCTTCCTTACGGAACTCGGCGTGCCGGTCCTGCAGGCGATTACGACGATGCGGTCTCGCTCTCGGTACGAGAGCAGCGATACGGGCGTTATGGGCTTCGAACTCGCGCTTTCGGTCTCGCTGCCCGAGTTCGACGGGAACGTCATCACCCACCCGATAAGTGGAAAAGAGCGAATGGAAGACGAAGCGGGCGTTGGCAGCGCGCCGAAGCAGCACTTCCCCATCGAGGACCGCATCGACCACGTGGCACGACTCGCGGTCAACTGGGCGAAGCTTCGATACCTGCCGAACGACGAGAAGAAGGTCGCCGTCGTCCTCCACAACTACCCACCGAGCGACGACGGTATCGGGACGGCGTTCGGTCTCGACAGCCCGGCGAGTACGGTCAATCTGCTCTCCGAACTGCAGAATCGCGGCTATACTGTCGGTGACGTGCCGACCGACGGACAGGCGCTCATCGACACCCTCACGTCGCAACTGACGCTGGACGACCGCTGGGTCGCGCCCGAGGACGTTCGGGACTTAAGCGTCGACGTGGTTTCGTCCGAACAGTACGGCGAGTGGTTCGAGGAGACGGACGAGCGGTTCCAAGACAATCTCGTCGAGGAGTGGGGCGAACCGCCGGAGCGGCCCTTCGCGATTCCGGGTGTCGAGTTCGAAAACGTTCTCGTGACCGTCCAACCGCCGCGAGGGTTCGGGATGGACCCCTCGAAGGTGTACCACGATTCCGACCTCCAGCCACCGCACGACTACCTCGCCTTCTACGGGTGGCTGCGAAACGAGTTCGACGCCGACGCCGTCGTCCACCTCGGCACGCACGGCAGTCTCGAATGGCTCCCCGGCAAGACCGTCGGCCTGAACGCCGAGAGCGCGCCGGACCAGTTGGTCGCCGACCTGCCGAACGTCTACCCGTACATCATCAACAACCCCGGCGAGGGCACGCAGGCCAAGCGCCGGTCGTACGCGGCCATCGTCGATTACCTGACGCCCGTCATGCGAACCGCCGGGACGTACGACGACCTCTCGGACCTCGAAGAACTCGCCCGAGAGTATCGCGAGGCGGGCATGGACGAGGCGCGACCCGACAGCGGCGAACACCTCCGTGACCTCGTCCTGGAGGCGGTCGACGACCTCGACCTCGCAGTCGAACTCGGGTTCGAAGACCCCAGCGACATCCACGACCCCGAACGCGTCGACTTCGACGTGCTCATCGAGCGAATCCACGAGTACCTGACCGACATCAAGACGACGCAAATACGGATGGGTCTCCACACGATGAGCGAACCACCGGAACACGACCGTCTCGTGGAGTACCTCGTCGCACTCACGCGCCTTCCGAACGCCGATACGCCGAGTCTACGTGGAAGCGTCGCTGGCGTCATGGGCGTCGATTACGACCGGATGCGGGACGAACCGGGAACCTACGACGACGAACTCGGGATGTACCTCTCGGAGGCGTCCGACCGCGTCTACGACCAGTGCGTGGAACTAGTCGAAACCCTCGCGGAACACGACTTCGACGTGCCCGAATCGGAGGTCGAAGCCGACCCGGACGACGAAGTGAATATGAACCTGCTCGTCGTCGATATCGACCAACTGGGCGATGCACGGGCGAAGCGCGGCGCGCACGACGACCTCCGAGAAGTGCTGGCGTTCATCTGCGAGGAGGCGGCCCCGCGAGTCGATGCTGCTGCCGACGAGATTCCGCAGACCGCGGACGCACTCAATGGCGAGTACGTCCAACCGGGCGGCAGCGGTGCGCCGACCCGCGGCGGGGTGGACTTGCTCCCGACCGGGCGGAACTTCTACACGCTCGACCCCCGGAAGGTCCCCGCGAAACCGGCGTGGGACGTTGGGAAGCGCGTTGCAGATGGCGTCCTCGAACGTCACTACGACGAACACGAGGAGTACCCCGAAGAGTTCGGCGTCGTGGCGTGGGGAACACCGACGATTCGGACTCGCGGCGAGACCATCGCGCAGGTGCTCGCGTTCATGGGCGTCGAACCGGTCTGGACCGACGCGGGCCGCATCGACGACGTGGAACCGGTTCCGCTCGACGAACTCGGTCGGCCACGAGTCGACGTGACGACGCGCGTGTCGGGACTCTTCCGCGACGCCTTCCCGCAGGCGGCGAGCGTCATCAACGACGCCGTCGATGCCGTGGTCGAACTCGACGAACCGCACGACATGAACTACGTGAAAAAGCACGTCGAGGAGGAAGCCGAGGAGTTAGAAGACGATGGTGTCGACGCCAGCGACGCCGAAAAGTTGGCCAAGCACCGCGTCTTTACGACGACGCCCGGCGGCTACGGTGCCGGGACGAACAAAGCGGTCGACGAGGGTAACTGGGACGACCGCAGCGACCTCGCCGACGTGTACGTCCAGTGGGGCGGCTACGCCCTCGGCAGTCGCGGCCGCGTGACCGAAGCGCACGAGGCGTTCGAACGACGACTGAGCGGCGTCGAAGCGACAGTGAAAATCGAAGACACCGCCGAGCAGGACGAGTTCGACTCGTCGGACTGGTACGCGTTCCACGGCGGGTTCGTCTCGGCCGTCGGCGAAATCTCCGGGAGCGACCCCGCGTCCTACGTCGGTGACTCCAGCGACCCGGACAACGTCCAAATTTACACCAACGAGGAGAAGGTTCGCAAGACGATGCGGGCCCGCGTCCTCAACCCCGACTGGCTCGACAGCATGGAGGAACACGGCTACAAGGGCGCTGGTGACCTCTCGACCACGGTCGACGTCGCACTCGGCTGGGACGCGACGACCGGCGTCGTCAGCGACGCGCTCTGGGAACAACTCGCCGAGGCCTACGCCTTCGACGAGGACCGACAGGAGTGGATGCGCGACGTGAACCCGTGGGCGCTCGAAAGCATCACGGCGACCTTCCTCGAAGCCATCGACCGCGGCCTGTGGGACGCCTCCGACGACGTGAGCGAACAGTTGCAGGACATCAACCTCTCCGTCGAGGGCGACCTCGAATCGAACACGACCAACGCGGTAACGCAGACCCACACCCAAACCCAAAATGACTGA
- a CDS encoding precorrin-8X methylmutase gives MTENEAYADLGATTQEAMDIAETSMDIVRTFVPDETLNDRLRQKAVHSTGDIEFQHLIRCQNNPVVSGARAVLDEQPIVTDITMVKAGITGRGHDCPVKKAIGNGAELAAETGMTRTAASVLELDKQGVYEGAIAVVGNAPTGALALADCIENGTRPAAIVATPVGFVKAEESRKRIREIADEYDIPAVTNVGKRGGSGLAAALTNELIHVASDVRDGEVDLTAHE, from the coding sequence ATGACTGAAAACGAAGCATACGCGGACCTCGGCGCAACGACGCAAGAAGCGATGGATATCGCGGAGACGAGCATGGACATCGTCCGGACGTTCGTCCCCGACGAGACGCTGAACGACCGGCTTCGACAGAAGGCGGTTCACTCGACCGGCGATATCGAGTTCCAGCACCTCATCCGCTGCCAGAACAACCCCGTCGTCTCCGGTGCTCGGGCCGTCCTCGACGAACAGCCTATCGTGACGGATATCACGATGGTGAAAGCGGGCATCACCGGTCGCGGCCACGACTGCCCCGTCAAAAAGGCCATCGGCAACGGAGCCGAACTCGCCGCCGAGACCGGTATGACCCGGACCGCGGCCTCGGTGCTCGAACTGGACAAGCAGGGCGTCTACGAAGGTGCAATCGCCGTCGTCGGTAACGCGCCGACCGGCGCGCTGGCGCTCGCCGACTGCATCGAGAACGGAACCCGCCCGGCAGCTATCGTCGCGACGCCAGTCGGCTTCGTCAAGGCCGAGGAGAGTCGCAAGCGTATCCGCGAAATTGCGGACGAGTACGACATCCCCGCCGTGACGAACGTCGGGAAGCGTGGTGGAAGCGGCCTCGCAGCAGCACTCACGAACGAACTAATCCACGTTGCAAGCGACGTGCGCGACGGCGAGGTGGACCTGACCGCTCATGAGTGA
- a CDS encoding VWA domain-containing protein: MTTQTLPFPAIVGQEELKRALLAVGVNDELDGLLVRGEKGTAKSTTVRALAELLPKQKVVAGCPYGCPPDDPARQCESCRGRDDFDVETRPVPLVTLPLGATRDRVAGTLSVADALDGEASFDPGLLARANRGILYVDEVNLLDDHLVDLLLDTAASGVNRVERDGVSVEHPAEFTLVGTMNPEEGDLRPQLRDRFALQASVVGSRSVDDRVTIIDRALERGHDSAESFDPYHDEVATLKRDVRDARDRLATVSLPSDFKVDIAELCLDAGVEGHRADIAIARTARTLAALDGRTKVITGDVREAAALALPHRLQNRPFDDAPDADDILDDHFDDEDQADGDTDEGDQQDDSTECEDSDAGNEETDADSEENTGSEGDEEGESDEEGDTDSGGDDDSDRDPKQQPDSESSSDSENATDSGGVETTRDGDSDDDHGDSPDSDSDSGSEPDDDDDEAPEATPLLPGQQRAAIGKTDEPPIDDTDLQSDTPGGGTRVAVGESRHGRGSRVRTEPATTSDDIDVAASVRTAASNGRTSVTEADLKTAVKRGSARSLIVFVVDASASMRSAMRETKGTVMSLLEDAYQQRDEVAFVAVAGDSAEVLLPPTNSVTLAARHLKELPTGDRTPLPDGLDAAHRLVTRAETDSCLVVVVTDGRANVADGSPTRETRSAARQLATSDASVVVVDAGDDGIGVTDILVSETNGQRISLSELSAERVVDAAKSAREK; the protein is encoded by the coding sequence ATGACTACGCAGACGCTCCCGTTCCCTGCGATTGTTGGGCAAGAGGAGTTGAAACGGGCGTTGCTGGCCGTTGGCGTCAACGACGAACTCGACGGGCTTCTCGTTCGTGGCGAGAAGGGGACGGCGAAATCCACAACCGTTCGGGCACTCGCCGAGTTACTGCCAAAGCAGAAGGTGGTTGCGGGGTGCCCGTACGGGTGCCCGCCGGACGACCCGGCGCGACAGTGCGAATCGTGCCGCGGGCGCGATGACTTCGACGTCGAGACGCGTCCAGTCCCGCTCGTCACCCTCCCGCTCGGGGCAACTCGCGACCGCGTTGCCGGGACGCTCTCGGTCGCCGACGCGCTCGATGGCGAAGCGTCGTTCGACCCCGGGCTGCTCGCCCGTGCGAACCGCGGTATTCTCTACGTCGACGAAGTTAATCTGCTGGACGACCATCTCGTCGACTTGCTCTTGGACACCGCCGCGAGCGGCGTCAACCGCGTCGAACGCGACGGCGTCAGCGTCGAACACCCCGCCGAATTCACGCTCGTCGGCACGATGAATCCCGAAGAGGGTGACCTCCGTCCGCAACTCCGAGACCGATTTGCCCTCCAAGCGAGTGTCGTCGGCAGCAGGTCCGTCGACGACCGCGTCACGATTATCGACCGGGCGCTCGAACGCGGCCACGACTCGGCCGAATCGTTCGACCCGTACCACGACGAGGTGGCCACGCTCAAACGCGACGTTCGAGACGCCCGCGACCGACTGGCGACCGTCTCTCTCCCTTCTGATTTCAAGGTCGACATCGCCGAACTCTGTCTCGATGCGGGCGTCGAGGGACACAGAGCCGATATCGCCATCGCTCGCACTGCTCGAACCCTCGCCGCGCTCGACGGCCGAACGAAAGTCATCACGGGCGACGTTCGCGAGGCCGCGGCGCTCGCGCTCCCGCACCGACTCCAGAATCGCCCGTTCGACGATGCCCCCGACGCCGACGACATCCTCGACGACCACTTCGACGACGAAGACCAAGCGGACGGAGACACAGACGAAGGCGACCAGCAAGACGATAGCACGGAGTGTGAGGATTCGGACGCGGGAAACGAAGAGACAGACGCTGACAGCGAGGAGAACACTGGCAGCGAAGGCGACGAAGAGGGAGAAAGCGACGAAGAGGGCGACACCGACAGTGGTGGTGACGACGATTCCGACCGCGACCCGAAGCAACAACCCGACAGCGAATCCTCGTCCGACAGCGAGAACGCGACCGATTCGGGCGGGGTCGAAACGACGCGAGACGGTGACAGCGACGACGACCACGGGGACTCGCCGGACTCGGACTCCGATTCGGGGTCGGAACCCGACGATGACGACGACGAAGCGCCCGAAGCGACGCCGCTTCTCCCCGGCCAGCAACGAGCAGCGATTGGGAAGACTGACGAACCACCTATCGACGACACCGACCTCCAGTCTGACACACCTGGTGGCGGAACACGGGTCGCCGTCGGTGAATCGCGGCACGGACGCGGGTCGCGGGTCAGGACCGAACCCGCGACGACCTCGGACGACATCGACGTTGCCGCATCGGTCCGGACGGCCGCATCGAACGGTCGAACCAGCGTCACCGAGGCGGACCTCAAAACAGCCGTCAAACGAGGCTCTGCTCGGTCGCTCATCGTGTTTGTTGTCGACGCGAGTGCCTCGATGCGCTCCGCGATGCGCGAGACGAAAGGGACCGTTATGTCGCTTCTCGAAGACGCCTACCAACAGCGAGACGAAGTCGCGTTCGTCGCCGTCGCCGGCGACTCGGCCGAGGTTCTGCTCCCGCCGACCAACAGCGTTACACTCGCGGCCCGGCACCTGAAGGAACTCCCCACGGGCGACCGAACCCCGCTTCCCGACGGCTTGGACGCCGCCCACCGACTCGTCACGCGCGCCGAGACAGACTCGTGTCTCGTCGTCGTCGTAACCGACGGCCGAGCGAACGTCGCCGACGGCAGTCCAACCCGGGAGACTCGGTCGGCGGCGCGGCAACTCGCAACCAGCGATGCATCGGTCGTCGTCGTCGACGCCGGAGACGACGGTATCGGCGTGACCGACATTCTCGTCTCCGAGACGAACGGACAACGGATTTCGCTCTCCGAACTCTCCGCAGAACGAGTGGTCGACGCCGCGAAATCTGCCCGCGAGAAATAG